From Butyricimonas paravirosa, one genomic window encodes:
- a CDS encoding FecR family protein: protein MKLDLHRVVELFRKSFSTSLSDAEKEELDETLQDGCLKEVYDQLSDETFVLDKFREFEIYSYKPAFNKLKIYQRHTRMSKWIAWGSSIAAILILVFVLVRPWEYHDEVQELVEVTQHIIPPGSNAAILKLADGRMIEIGEQPLELKDAQGSVMKYENGRLSYSSGEECAIKDAYNELVVPIGGECHVLLDDGTEVWLNADSKLKYPIAFSGESREVILSGEAYFDVKKDTRPFVVSLESGDITVLGTSFGVSAYPGYPNYTTLVRGSVRFTSLRQEQVVLTPGEQAVVDISGNLEKRNVDVEEFVGWKDGVFIFKDKTLAEIMQILERWYGVNVIFQDESLKELEYTGSLERYDSINTFLQLLEKLKEIRYEIKKNTIVLFK, encoded by the coding sequence ATGAAATTGGATTTACATAGAGTGGTAGAGTTGTTTCGAAAATCTTTTTCGACTTCACTTTCCGATGCAGAAAAAGAGGAATTGGACGAAACCTTGCAAGATGGTTGTTTGAAGGAGGTATATGATCAATTATCGGATGAAACTTTTGTACTGGATAAATTCCGGGAATTTGAAATATATAGCTATAAACCTGCCTTTAATAAGTTGAAAATTTACCAGCGTCATACCCGGATGAGCAAGTGGATAGCTTGGGGATCGTCTATTGCTGCGATTTTGATTCTTGTGTTTGTGTTGGTTCGTCCTTGGGAATATCATGATGAGGTACAGGAATTAGTTGAAGTAACGCAACATATTATACCTCCCGGGAGTAATGCGGCTATTCTAAAGTTGGCTGATGGGAGAATGATCGAGATCGGGGAACAACCACTGGAACTTAAAGATGCTCAAGGAAGTGTGATGAAATATGAAAACGGACGTCTTTCTTATTCATCCGGAGAAGAATGTGCGATAAAGGATGCCTACAATGAGTTGGTTGTGCCTATTGGTGGAGAGTGTCATGTTCTTTTGGATGATGGGACGGAAGTTTGGCTAAATGCAGATTCAAAATTGAAATATCCTATTGCGTTTAGTGGGGAAAGTCGTGAAGTGATCTTGTCGGGAGAGGCTTATTTTGATGTGAAAAAGGATACTCGTCCTTTTGTTGTAAGTCTGGAAAGTGGTGATATAACTGTATTGGGAACCTCTTTTGGCGTGAGTGCTTACCCGGGTTATCCGAATTACACGACTTTGGTCAGGGGAAGTGTCCGTTTTACTTCTCTACGACAGGAACAAGTTGTTTTGACTCCCGGGGAACAGGCTGTAGTTGATATTTCTGGAAATCTGGAAAAACGGAACGTGGATGTGGAAGAGTTTGTCGGGTGGAAAGATGGAGTGTTCATTTTCAAGGATAAAACATTGGCTGAAATCATGCAAATATTGGAGCGTTGGTATGGAGTAAACGTGATTTTTCAGGATGAAAGCTTGAAAGAATTGGAGTACACGGGTAGTCTTGAAAGATATGATTCTATTAATACATTCTTGCAATTGTTGGAAAAATTAAAAGAAATTCGGTATGAAATAAAGAAAAATACAATTGTCCTATTTAAATAA
- a CDS encoding RNA polymerase sigma factor, which yields MSIDFDSLLEGVNKKDMRAWEELYAGYYAVLCSYVNNILRDRDQAQDIVQDVLVAVWKSSKQFGDMKELTSYLYRSCYNNALIYKRNVQIRKGIEQKIVLEAEVEFSDEIFAITVRDELLRQLYCYIKELPDGAREIMELSVLGLSGPEIAEKLGITIHTVKTQKSRSFKYLREKLKDSVLLFLI from the coding sequence ATGTCAATAGATTTCGATTCATTATTGGAAGGCGTTAATAAAAAAGATATGCGGGCGTGGGAAGAGCTTTATGCAGGGTATTATGCCGTGCTGTGTTCTTACGTGAACAATATCTTGCGGGATCGGGATCAGGCTCAGGATATTGTGCAGGATGTTTTGGTGGCTGTCTGGAAATCTTCCAAACAGTTTGGGGATATGAAGGAACTGACTTCTTATTTATATCGTTCTTGTTATAACAATGCGTTGATTTATAAGCGTAATGTTCAAATCCGTAAGGGTATAGAACAAAAAATCGTATTGGAGGCAGAGGTGGAATTTTCTGATGAGATTTTTGCTATTACCGTGAGAGATGAGTTATTGAGACAGTTGTATTGTTATATCAAGGAATTACCGGATGGTGCCAGGGAAATAATGGAATTAAGTGTTTTGGGGTTGTCCGGGCCTGAAATTGCAGAAAAGTTAGGGATCACGATTCATACGGTGAAAACACAGAAAAGTAGGAGCTTCAAGTATTTACGAGAGAAGTTGAAAGATTCCGTGCTGTTATTTTTAATTTGA